In Mycobacterium sp. Aquia_213, the sequence GCACGCTTACGCGCCGAAACCGTGCTGTGGAACGTGCCGTACGGGATCATCTGGCCGCGAACACATCGGGGAAACGACGTTCCAGTGTGTTGCGCACGCCGTCACGCCAGTGGACCGCGCACGCTCCGACGAAATGACTCGTGTGAGTGTGATATTGGCTGCGGCGCAACACACTCCGGTCAAGCTGTGGCATCGTAGGTGGCGAGGTATTCGGCGAAACTGGCCCGGACCCGGTCGGGCGTCAGGCCGTAGTCGGACAGGTCGTAGTCGTGCGCTCCGCGAGAGCCTGGTTTGTGCCCATCCGCCCACTGCTCAACCGAGCGCAAGGTCGCGTCGGTGAACCTCAGGCCCAGCTGCTTGTAGGCGCCCTCCAGCGTGCCGACCGGGTTGACTTGCAAATCAGCGAAGGAAACGTCGGCAAAACGGTTGTCGCCGAACCGCTTACGGAATTCCATCGCCCGCCGCACGCCCTCAGCCCAGCTCGCGAGCTGCTCGGCGCCGAGTTCCTCGGCGTCGTCGCGGTCGCTGCTCCAGCTGCGCACATATTTGATGAGGCTGCACACCGAAGCCATCACCTTGGCCGGATCACGGTGGCTCCACATGAATTTCGCGTTCGGATAGGCTTCGACGAGCGCATCGAGGGCGAAAATATGAACAGGCGTCTTGAGATGCCATAGGTTCGGCTTGCAGTGCCACTGCAAAAGCTTGAGAACCCGCCGGTGGAAGGTGTATGTCTCGCGCATGTCGCAGTCCATCAGCCACGACAGATAACTCGGAACGCGGACCACGCCGTCAAAGTGAAAGGTACGGAAGCTCAT encodes:
- a CDS encoding sulfotransferase family protein, with translation MTFSADDLEDGARAATGLDDFGSPYYREGLERTVEALNTEADLNDMGGVIQHATISNALIQRLKIEDAYKQHPEIEDEVVDGPVFVIGLPRTGTTALSQLVAADPQFRSLRMWESQQPTPPPEEATQHSDPRIAQAEAGTEMLYEMFPLMKALYNSEATAPTECQDLMGMSFRTFHFDGVVRVPSYLSWLMDCDMRETYTFHRRVLKLLQWHCKPNLWHLKTPVHIFALDALVEAYPNAKFMWSHRDPAKVMASVCSLIKYVRSWSSDRDDAEELGAEQLASWAEGVRRAMEFRKRFGDNRFADVSFADLQVNPVGTLEGAYKQLGLRFTDATLRSVEQWADGHKPGSRGAHDYDLSDYGLTPDRVRASFAEYLATYDATA